A stretch of the Deltaproteobacteria bacterium genome encodes the following:
- a CDS encoding phosphate-starvation-inducible PsiE family protein — protein MESIRDIKKHYNFFERDEKNLTHIAPVMMKYTDEFPVKFYEHIRDFEETPHFLKDELVVKRHQHSLKEWYANLFSGDYEEGYLLGLEKIGYAHVKIGLKPHYVNAAMNFVRIFCLDILRKEYRDESERREIANSFTKIIDINLDIMTSSFVEGELRNYFISQKLESYMVQIAKRFTHGLNLLLLIGLILMSVMVMGLFVYDVSHIFEGDIEKGLLSTLGSLLVLWVVIELLNTEIKHLKGGKFAIKVFISVALVSVIRKILITTLKGEAIEAQLTLIAAVAVLGGVYWFIAKLEA, from the coding sequence ATGGAATCCATCAGGGATATAAAAAAACATTACAACTTCTTTGAGAGGGATGAAAAGAACCTTACGCATATTGCGCCGGTAATGATGAAATATACGGATGAGTTTCCTGTAAAGTTTTATGAACACATAAGGGACTTTGAAGAAACACCCCATTTTCTTAAAGATGAATTGGTTGTAAAACGGCATCAGCATTCCCTTAAGGAATGGTATGCAAACCTGTTTTCAGGGGATTATGAAGAAGGTTACCTTCTCGGACTGGAAAAGATAGGTTATGCCCATGTAAAGATAGGTCTCAAACCGCATTATGTCAATGCTGCGATGAACTTTGTCAGAATCTTTTGCCTTGATATATTGAGAAAGGAATATAGAGATGAATCAGAAAGAAGGGAGATTGCAAATTCCTTTACAAAGATAATTGATATAAACCTTGATATAATGACAAGTTCATTCGTTGAGGGTGAACTTAGAAATTATTTTATCTCCCAAAAACTAGAATCTTACATGGTTCAGATTGCAAAGAGATTTACACACGGACTGAACCTCCTATTACTCATAGGACTCATACTAATGTCTGTAATGGTTATGGGTCTCTTTGTCTATGATGTAAGCCATATATTTGAAGGTGATATAGAAAAGGGGCTGTTAAGCACCTTGGGTTCCCTGCTTGTTTTATGGGTTGTCATTGAACTTCTGAATACTGAAATAAAACACCTAAAGGGCGGGAAGTTTGCAATAAAGGTCTTTATAAGCGTTGCATTAGTATCTGTTATAAGAAAGATTCTTATCACAACACTCAAGGGAGAGGCGATTGAGGCACAACTGACCCTGATTGCTGCTGTTGCTGTTCTCGGCGGTGTATATTGGTTTATTGCCAAGTTGGAAGCGTGA
- a CDS encoding glutaredoxin family protein, giving the protein MPENVLIFGKDTUPYTNAAREDYAKRGFDVKYFNVKADENAMKEMLVYSKGKRDVPVIVEDNKITVGFGGT; this is encoded by the coding sequence CAGAAAATGTTCTCATCTTTGGGAAAGATACCTGACCATACACAAATGCAGCCCGTGAGGATTATGCAAAAAGAGGATTTGATGTTAAATACTTCAATGTAAAGGCAGATGAAAATGCCATGAAAGAGATGCTGGTATATTCAAAGGGAAAACGGGATGTGCCTGTCATTGTTGAGGATAATAAAATAACAGTAGGTTTTGGAGGCACTTGA
- the ndk gene encoding nucleoside-diphosphate kinase: MERTLSIIKPDGVKKGLIGEIISRFEKNNIKVAAIKMLCLSKKEAEGFYAVHRARPFFDSLTTFMSSGPVVVMALEGVDVIKKNRDLMGATNPKDAMPGTIRRDYADSIESNIVHGSDAPETAVFEIGYFFNSLEICG, from the coding sequence ATGGAAAGGACTTTGTCTATTATCAAGCCTGATGGTGTAAAAAAGGGGCTTATCGGTGAGATAATCTCAAGATTTGAAAAGAATAATATAAAGGTTGCAGCAATAAAGATGCTCTGCCTTTCAAAAAAAGAGGCAGAGGGCTTTTATGCAGTCCATAGGGCAAGACCGTTCTTTGACAGCCTTACAACATTCATGTCTTCGGGACCTGTTGTTGTAATGGCGCTGGAAGGTGTGGATGTCATAAAAAAGAACAGGGACTTAATGGGTGCTACAAATCCTAAAGATGCTATGCCCGGCACTATCAGAAGGGATTATGCGGATTCTATTGAATCAAATATAGTTCACGGTTCTGATGCGCCTGAAACAGCAGTGTTTGAAATAGGCTATTTTTTTAATTCATTGGAGATATGCGGATAG